In Bacteroidales bacterium, one DNA window encodes the following:
- a CDS encoding pirin family protein, with protein MYNKAIINIKPLGFMWETIDPFLFCVHHLDHYPAGNDQMGPAALLQGRNLGQDFEIKDGWRMYHGETIPGFPAHPHRGFETVTIVLNGFVDHSDSHGAAGRYGEGDVQWMTAGAGLQHSEMFPLIKKDEGNELELFQVWLNLPKAKKFAEPHFKMLWAEDIPVYSTKDEKGKLTEVIVVAGKIGNVVATGPAPDSWAADPANEVAMWRIKMEAGTQWTLPAASPEVRRTLYFYKGSQIRIAGLEIDPYHAIQLLADEEVIIDNGGEDGYMFMLQGLPIAEPVAQYGPFVMNTQEEIHQAIRDYRLTQFGGWPWLRHDNVHSRSKGRFAKHADGREEEKQNPAST; from the coding sequence ATGTACAACAAAGCCATCATCAACATCAAGCCGTTGGGTTTTATGTGGGAAACCATTGATCCGTTTCTTTTTTGTGTTCACCATCTGGATCATTATCCGGCCGGAAATGATCAAATGGGACCTGCTGCATTATTGCAGGGACGGAACCTGGGGCAGGATTTTGAAATCAAAGACGGCTGGCGCATGTATCACGGCGAAACCATTCCCGGGTTCCCGGCACACCCGCACCGTGGTTTCGAAACGGTAACCATTGTTCTGAATGGTTTTGTTGATCACAGCGATTCGCATGGTGCAGCAGGCCGATATGGAGAAGGGGATGTGCAATGGATGACTGCCGGTGCAGGATTGCAGCATAGCGAAATGTTTCCACTTATAAAAAAAGATGAAGGGAATGAACTCGAACTTTTCCAGGTCTGGCTCAACCTGCCAAAAGCAAAGAAGTTTGCCGAACCCCATTTTAAAATGCTATGGGCCGAAGACATCCCTGTTTACAGCACCAAAGATGAAAAAGGAAAACTCACCGAGGTGATTGTTGTTGCCGGCAAAATCGGGAACGTTGTTGCAACAGGCCCGGCACCCGATTCATGGGCTGCTGATCCGGCCAATGAGGTTGCTATGTGGAGAATTAAAATGGAAGCCGGTACCCAATGGACACTCCCCGCTGCTTCACCTGAAGTCAGGCGCACGCTATATTTTTATAAAGGTTCGCAAATCCGCATTGCCGGCCTTGAAATTGATCCCTACCATGCCATACAACTTTTGGCCGATGAGGAAGTGATAATTGATAACGGAGGAGAAGATGGTTATATGTTCATGTTGCAAGGACTTCCTATTGCTGAGCCTGTGGCTCAATACGGACCTTTTGTGATGAACACCCAGGAAGAAATCCACCAGGCTATCCGCGATTACCGCTTAACACAGTTTGGTGGCTGGCCATGGCTCCGGCACGATAATGTGCATTCACGTTCCAAAGGCCGGTTCGCAAAACATGCTGATGGGAGAGAAGAGGAAAAACAAAACCCCGCCTCAACTTAG
- a CDS encoding insulinase family protein — MRLKQFFLLLLPALIAGTLQAQQRQIEFVEYTLENGLHVILHQDNTTPVVAVTVTYHVGSKNENADRTGFAHFMEHLMFEGSANIERGEYFKIVQDAGGQVNAYTSQDKTHYYELLPSNQLELGLWMEAERMLHLVIDSLGVETQRSVVKEERSQRYDNQPYGSIFEEIFRRAFTKHPYNWTPIGSVQYIDEAKLEEFQDFHRTYYVPNNAVLAIAGDIDISVTKELVEKYFSEIPSGKKSMYRPDINEPELGGEVRDVVYDNIQLPAVIQAYRIPQKGHPDSYALEMLTNILSSGQSSRMHKAIVDDQQKGLAVFSFPFPLADPGLFIVFGIANMGIDPMELEAAIDEQIELFKKEGMSEREFQKSRNMAETSFVTANARMSTIADNLAEYHIFYGDAGLINTEIDRYMQVSMDDILQVANKYLNNDNRVVLHYLPKSEQ, encoded by the coding sequence ATGAGACTAAAACAATTTTTTCTGCTTCTGCTGCCGGCGCTGATTGCCGGCACTCTGCAGGCTCAACAACGCCAGATTGAGTTCGTGGAATACACACTCGAAAACGGCTTGCATGTGATCCTGCATCAGGACAACACAACTCCCGTGGTAGCTGTTACAGTAACCTACCATGTGGGTTCGAAAAACGAAAACGCCGACCGCACGGGTTTTGCACACTTTATGGAGCACCTGATGTTTGAAGGTTCGGCAAACATCGAAAGGGGAGAATATTTTAAAATCGTTCAGGATGCCGGAGGGCAGGTGAACGCTTACACGTCGCAGGACAAAACACATTATTACGAATTGCTGCCATCAAACCAGCTTGAACTTGGTTTGTGGATGGAAGCCGAAAGGATGTTGCACCTGGTGATTGATTCCTTGGGTGTTGAAACCCAGCGCAGCGTGGTAAAAGAAGAACGCAGCCAACGTTATGACAATCAACCTTACGGTTCAATATTTGAAGAAATATTCAGGCGTGCTTTTACAAAGCATCCTTACAACTGGACCCCTATCGGTTCAGTACAATATATTGACGAGGCGAAGCTGGAAGAGTTCCAGGATTTTCACCGGACATATTATGTGCCCAATAATGCAGTGCTGGCCATTGCAGGTGATATTGACATTTCAGTGACCAAGGAATTGGTTGAAAAGTATTTTTCTGAAATACCCTCAGGTAAGAAATCAATGTATCGTCCGGATATTAATGAACCTGAATTGGGTGGCGAAGTGAGGGATGTTGTTTACGACAACATACAACTGCCGGCAGTAATCCAGGCATACCGCATCCCGCAAAAAGGCCATCCCGACAGTTACGCGCTTGAAATGCTGACCAATATCCTATCATCGGGTCAGAGTTCACGCATGCACAAAGCCATTGTTGATGATCAGCAGAAAGGCCTTGCTGTATTCTCATTTCCTTTTCCATTGGCTGATCCGGGATTGTTTATTGTTTTTGGGATCGCCAACATGGGTATTGATCCAATGGAGCTTGAAGCTGCCATTGATGAGCAGATAGAGCTTTTTAAGAAAGAAGGCATGAGCGAACGCGAGTTCCAGAAATCGCGCAACATGGCTGAAACAAGTTTTGTAACTGCCAACGCCCGCATGTCAACAATCGCCGATAACCTGGCGGAGTATCATATCTTTTACGGCGATGCAGGCCTGATCAACACAGAGATTGACCGTTATATGCAGGTAAGCATGGACGATATTCTGCAGGTGGCCAATAAATATCTGAACAACGATAACCGGGTGGTTTTGCATTATTTACCAAAATCAGAACAATAA
- a CDS encoding insulinase family protein, translating to MKNILLTIVSFLVLANAYAQLDRSIRPEPGPAPLIEIGNAKSFTLDNGLRVFVVENHKVPRVTFSMIFDYSPVHEGDFAGMVDITGQMIRTATENRTKEMIDDEIDFIGASLSASATSLYASGLSGYTETLAELIADVLINAQFEQEHFDRILTQSKSGLSAAKNDPTSIAERVNKVLLYGKDHPYGVNPTEASFERITLEMCEKYFHAYVRPEVTYMAIVGDVKFEETQKLIEKYFSAWERGNVPEQIYPNPQPPKGMRVAIVDRPTAVQSVIRIGFPVEYKPGSEDAISARVMNNILGGGTSRLFDNLRETHGWTYGAYSSLNSDKLIGSFTASTDVRNMVTDSAVHEILYEINLIRKEPVSAEELRLYKNEMNGNFALSLENPQTVANFALNIARYNLHEDYYSTYLQRLAGITEKDIMDVANKYLYPDNANVLIVGKASDVAESLKKFAGDGRLHYFDEDGNEYDPAKRLKTAPADMTAEKVTAMYVSAIGGEKKLSSIKDMTMSATTEMQGMSLTFDNYQKAPDKSRVEIGSGGTIFSTQIFDGQRAVATSPMGKEEVTGEMLEAMKMQSIMNIELYYDQYAIKQQLLGIEAVNGKDAYKVELTYPSGNTTTNYYDVESGLKVKSLTIAGATEFSDYREVDGIKFPFAIKQSAGPQIIDLKVISVKVNPKLKDELFRVD from the coding sequence ATGAAAAACATACTTTTAACCATAGTTTCATTTTTAGTCCTGGCGAATGCTTACGCCCAGCTTGACCGCTCCATTCGTCCTGAACCGGGCCCCGCTCCTCTTATTGAGATCGGGAACGCAAAATCGTTTACGCTCGATAATGGATTGCGTGTTTTTGTTGTTGAGAACCACAAGGTTCCCCGCGTAACTTTTTCAATGATCTTTGATTACAGTCCTGTACATGAAGGCGATTTCGCTGGAATGGTGGACATTACCGGGCAAATGATCAGAACAGCTACCGAAAATCGCACCAAAGAAATGATTGATGATGAAATTGACTTCATTGGCGCATCATTGAGTGCAAGCGCAACAAGTTTGTATGCATCAGGTCTTTCGGGATACACAGAAACACTTGCTGAGTTAATCGCAGATGTACTGATCAATGCACAGTTTGAACAGGAGCATTTCGACAGGATTCTTACCCAGTCAAAATCAGGTTTATCTGCTGCAAAGAATGACCCTACCTCCATTGCTGAGCGCGTTAACAAAGTATTGCTGTATGGTAAAGATCATCCTTATGGTGTGAACCCTACCGAAGCAAGCTTTGAAAGAATCACGCTGGAAATGTGCGAGAAATATTTTCACGCTTATGTCAGGCCTGAGGTTACCTATATGGCCATTGTTGGTGATGTGAAATTTGAAGAAACCCAAAAACTGATTGAGAAGTATTTCAGTGCATGGGAACGTGGCAATGTTCCTGAACAAATTTATCCGAACCCACAACCACCCAAAGGAATGCGTGTAGCCATTGTTGACAGGCCTACCGCGGTGCAGTCGGTAATCAGAATAGGCTTTCCGGTTGAATACAAACCCGGTTCAGAAGACGCAATAAGTGCCCGCGTAATGAATAACATACTTGGTGGTGGAACTTCGAGATTGTTTGATAACCTGCGTGAAACCCACGGCTGGACCTATGGCGCATACTCTAGCCTGAACAGTGATAAGTTGATTGGTTCGTTCACTGCCTCAACAGACGTGAGAAATATGGTGACCGACAGCGCGGTTCACGAAATACTGTATGAGATTAATCTAATACGCAAAGAGCCTGTATCAGCAGAGGAACTGCGGCTATATAAAAACGAGATGAATGGCAACTTTGCATTATCGCTTGAGAATCCGCAAACTGTAGCCAATTTCGCCTTGAATATTGCAAGGTATAATCTTCATGAAGATTACTATTCTACCTATTTGCAGCGTCTGGCAGGCATTACTGAGAAAGACATCATGGATGTAGCCAATAAGTATCTCTATCCCGATAATGCAAATGTGCTGATTGTGGGTAAAGCCTCGGATGTTGCTGAAAGTCTCAAAAAATTTGCCGGTGATGGGCGGCTCCATTACTTTGATGAAGATGGCAATGAATACGACCCGGCCAAACGGCTCAAAACAGCGCCTGCCGATATGACTGCAGAGAAAGTTACTGCAATGTATGTGAGCGCCATTGGAGGAGAAAAAAAATTGAGTAGTATCAAAGATATGACCATGTCAGCAACAACCGAAATGCAGGGCATGTCGCTTACTTTTGATAATTATCAGAAAGCGCCTGATAAATCGAGGGTTGAGATTGGAAGTGGCGGAACGATTTTCAGCACACAAATTTTTGATGGACAGCGGGCTGTGGCTACTTCGCCCATGGGCAAAGAAGAAGTTACCGGCGAAATGCTGGAAGCAATGAAAATGCAATCCATCATGAACATTGAACTTTATTACGACCAATATGCCATTAAACAGCAACTGTTGGGTATTGAAGCTGTAAACGGAAAAGATGCCTACAAGGTGGAACTTACTTATCCTTCAGGAAATACCACTACAAACTATTATGATGTTGAATCAGGACTAAAAGTTAAATCGTTGACTATTGCTGGTGCAACTGAATTCTCTGATTACCGTGAAGTTGACGGAATTAAGTTCCCATTCGCAATCAAACAATCTGCTGGACCCCAGATAATTGATTTGAAGGTAATTTCAGTGAAAGTGAATCCTAAACTGAAGGACGAGTTGTTTCGGGTTGATTAG